Genomic segment of Ascidiaceihabitans donghaensis:
CGTTGTTCGGCTCAAACCGTGTGATCAGGAAACGCAGATCAAGAAAGGCCTTGGGCAAGTTCATTGTCCCCGCGGGGACAAGACCCTGAAAGCGCGACAAGTCTTCAAGCGCTTCGGACAATTGCCCGATAAAAGATGTCGTTGAATCGTATTCCCAATAACCGGGGCCGGACGGGATATAAAGCATGTCGGCGGCGAACACCGCGTTCATTGATTGGTACCCGATCGCAGGGGGGCAATCGAACAAGATCACGTCGTAGGCATCCGCCGGCAGCTGATCAAGGAACCGCGACACCGCTGCGAAGAAAGACCATTCGGGGTTCATGTGGCGGTATTGGGCGGACGCAAACTCGACAAAAGCGGCATTGGCGCAGCTGGGCACGATGTCGATGGTCGGCCAGTTCGTCGGCTTGATGAAATCAGCGGCCCGCAACCCTTCCAACCCCATATCGGCGATGGATTGGGGCAAACGCCGTTGGGGCAGGGCGGCGCCACTTTCGGCGCCTTGTGCCGCCGAATTCATGCGTTTGGTTTCTGCGGCCAAATCCCGCGCCATGATGCCCCAGACGGTGTATTCCTCGGCGACATCGGTGAGTCCCATGGAGTGGCTGAGTGTTGCCTGCGGATCAAAGTCGACGCACAGCACGCGGTAGCCATCAAGGGCTGCGGCATGGGCAAAGTGCAACGCCACGGTGGACTTGCCTGCGCCCCCTTTAAAATTGGCAATGGCCGCCCGCATTGCCCGTTTGCCAGCGGGGCGTTTGGGCATCAGCGACTTGCGGTTCACCTTCAAACGGCGGCGCAATTCGTTGATTTCCTCAAGGCTGTACCAGCGTTGCCGTCCGTCTTCTTCCACCGTGCCTTGAGGTAGGGTGGGGTCAGCGGCCAAGCGCCCGCGCATGGTGGATTGGTTCACCTCAAAGATCAGCTCTGCCACCTCCCAGCTTGAAAACCGCCGCAGTGATTTTTCATTCTGGGGTGAAAACGTCTGCTGCCGGATAAAGCCCTGCATTTTCAAGGATTGGGCCTGTAACTGGGCGAGATCTGCGTGTGTGAACATGGTATGCCTGTCGCTGGTGTCTATATGCTGTCCCCGTGGGGACGCTATTTTTGTGTTTTCCATGATTTACGCTGATTTGGAGAAAAAAGCAAAAGGGAATATGGTTTTCGCAGGGTGCCCTTTCTCCAAGCAGATATGGGCGTATCAGCGCTTGGAATGATTCGGAACATCGCATCATGACATAACCGACATCGCCCAAAACCTAGGGGACAGTTTTTGACCATCCGCTAGGGAATGGGGGACACAACGAACCAAATAGGGGACACACAGGCTGTCACCCTATACCTAACTTACCTAATTTTCTTTCTAAAATTGGTTTAGGCGGATCAAGTTATCCACATGCGTCTTGACAGAATCGTACAAAAGGACGCAAATCAGGACACAGAGACGAAAAGCGGCGACAAGCTGCATGAATGAGCCGCAACAGGCCATAATGAGGCACCATCCGCACAAACGTGATGGTAACATATGAGGGCAGCCATGCTTTCCACGAAACCGGTGGGACGTGGAGCACAGGCGCGCAAATACGATCTTCTGACAGCATTGGGGGCCTATGCCCTATCGCAAGGCAAGCATGATCAGCGCCGTGTTCTAAGACTAATGACTTTAATAACTGCGCGCTACAATTGGGCGCGTGATGAACTTAGCGTGGGGGGCCGTGAAATCGCCCGCATGTGGTGCGTCGACGAACGCACTGTAAAACGCGAGATGGCGTATTTGCGCACGCGCGGATGGCTTGTTGTGCACCTGCAAGGGGCGCGGGGACGGGTCACGCGATACGGTGTTGATTGGGACAGGATCATCGCAGACACGCAGCCCCAATGGGACGCTGTCGGGCCGGACTTTGCCCTGCGCATGGGGGCACAGGACGCGGTGGACACCACCGTTGTGCCGATGCCTGTGAAAGGCACTGTTGTGGCGCCTGACGTGTCTGATGGCACGGAATGGGCTTTGGCCAAGGGGTTGATGCATACGCAGGATGCAGGGCTTTATGCGTCTTGGATCAGCGGTTTGGACCGGGCCGGTCGGGTAGGGGGGGTGCTGACGATCAAGGCTCCGTCGCGCTTTCATGCCGCCTATGTGCAAAGCCATCTGGAGGCGCGGCTTTTGCGGGTCTGTAGGGACGTTGACAGCGATGTAACGGAAATTCGCATCGTTACATGACGGCATGATATCAATCGCCTGTGCGGTTTTCGCCATAAGAGGTTAGGCCGTCCAGATCAGGCAGCCAGTGTTCGCGCCGTTTTGTCCACAATTGATAGGTTGGCGTAAATTGGTTCGGGTCATCAAGTGCGCCAAGGTGAATTTCTATTTCATCCCCCGTTTGGGCATACACGGATGAACCGCACCGCACGCAGAAATGCCGTCCTTCATACGCGTGGGGTGTTCCTGCGACAGACACCGCAGATGTCGGGAAAATAGCTGCGGCATAAAACACGGCCCCATGATGTTTGCGGCAATTGAGACAGTGACACAGGCCCACGCGCTTTGGTCGGCCATGGGCCGTGACGCGCACGTCACCGCAAAGGCATCCACCTTGAACAAACGTCATATTGTATTTCCCATTCACGGATTAGAGACAAAAAAAGCCGCTGCGTTCCCACAGCGGCCTTCTTAAAATATCCAAGCGACTTAGCTGTCGGAGCTTGTCTCTTCTTCGGCCTCTTCCATCGCAGGGCCCACGGATTTGAGGTAGGCCGCGACGTCGTCACCGCCTTTTTTCAAGCGAAAGGACATGCCGGATTTGGCTTTTTTGTCATCCAAGTATGTTTGCAGGAATTTCTTGGGGTCGGCGACGTATTCCGCCAGATTGGCCTCGTCCCAGACAAGTCCGGCTTCGCCTGCTGCGATGATGCTGTCTTTGAATTTATAACCGTCCAATGCACCCGCCTGACGACCGATGATGCCATACAAGTTCGGGCCGGATTTGCCACCTTTGTAGATCACGTTGTCACCATCTGCGATCATGTGGCAGGCTTTACATTTTTTGAATGCCTTTTCACCAGCTTCGGCGTCACCTGTTGAATGACCATCTGCGAATGCGGGGGCTGCCAAGCTGAGGACAGCCAAGGTTGCGAATGTACGGAACATATTTTTTCTCCAGTGATGATTGCCTTATTACTTAGCGCATCATCACCAGAGTCAACAGTCACATCGCCGCGATTTTACGCGGTTTTATGCCACAGCATGTGAAATTGCGCATTGTTTCCAAAGCTCTTTCAATGCCATCACCAGATGTTCGATGTCATCGGTGCTGTGCAGCGGCGACGGGGTGAACCGCAACCGTTCGGTGCCTTTGGGCACTGTGGGATAGTTGATGGGTTGCACGTAGATCCCGTAGGTCTGCATCAGATAATCCGCCAGCATCCGCGTTTTCACCGGATCCCCGATCATCACGGGGATAATGTGGCTGGGGTTGTCCAGATGCGGAATGCCTTCCTGATCCAGCCGTTTACGCAGGTAGGCGACCTTTTGTTTTTGCAGGTCGCGCTCTGAGTTGCTGGCTTTGAGATGCTGGATCGACACTTGCGCCGCAGCCGCCACGGCGGGGGGCAGGGCGGTGGTAAAGATGAAACCCGACGCGAAAGACCGGATGAAATCGCACATCGCCTCGGACCCGGTGATATAGCCGCCCATGACGCCAAAGGCCTTGCCAAGCGTGCCCTCGATCAGGGTAATCCGGTCCATCAACCCTTCGCGTTCGGCCACACCGCCGCCACGTGGGCCGTACATGCCAACCGCGTGCACCTCATCGATGTAGCTGAGCGCGCCGTGCTTTTCGCAAACTTCGACGATTTCGCGGATCGGCGCGATGTCACCGTCCATGGAATAGACCGATTCAAAGGCTACGATTTTGGTCGCGTTGGCGGGCAGGGCCGCCAGTTTGCGGTCAAGGTCTTGCGGGTCATTATGCTTCCAGATCACCTTGGGGCATTTGGCGTGGCGAATGCCTTCGATCATAGAGGCGTGGTTCAACTCGTCCGACAGGATCACCGCATTGGGCAGGCGCGAGCCAAGCGTGGACAAAGCCGCCCAGTTCGACACATAGCCGGAGGTGAACAATAGGGCCGCTTCTTTGTTGTGCAAATCGGCCAGCTCTTTTTCCAATTCCTTGTGCGCGTGGTTGGTGCCAGAGATATTGCGCGTCCCACCCGCGCCCGTGCCATAGGCCTGCACCGCATCCACCATCGCCTTGCTGACGGCGGGGTGTTGGCCCATCCCGAGGTAGTCGTTGGAACACCAGACCGTCACCTGATCCGGCGCGTCCTCGTCGTGGCATTTTGCCTTGGGGAAAGACCCCGACATCCGTTCCAGTTCAGCGAATATGCGGTAATTGCCTTCGCCTTTCAGATCATCCAGTTGCGTCTGAAAAAGTGCATCAAAGTCCATGATGTCCCCCCTTTAGTGTCTCTTTTTGTGTTGATTTGGGCGCGGGCAACATCCAGCGCCATAGTTTTTCGTCCGGAACGGGCAGAACCATGACCCAGTGTTCCAAAAGTGCGAGTGCGGTAAGCGCACTTAACAAGGCAAACCCGGTGATCTGCCCCGGTGTTTCTACCGCCATCAGCCGTTCCAGCCAACAGGCGGCGGCGAAGGTCAGCGCGGTCGTGGATATGGGAAACAGCCAGTTCATGCGGCGATCCCGAAAGTGACTGGGCAGATGCGCCAGCGCGTCGGGCAGAAAATCCACATTGATGCGGGGCACGCCCAGAAACAGGTTCAGTTTTGCGGACACACGCGCAAAGAACAGCACCGCGAACGTCCACATGCCAAAGCCGTTTTCGTGCCCCGTACCCACCAGAAACAACGCAATCAAAGCTGTGATCAACAACATTTCGTGGTAGGCCAATGTGCCCCAAGCACGAATAAAGCGTTCCCATTCCGGTGTGTGCGGGGGCAAGGCATGTGTGTTGGGGCCGGTGATTGTGCCTGTCAGAAATGCCAATTCGATCCAGCCCCAAATTCCAAGCGCCGACAGGAAGGCGACATAGACCCCGAAGATGGTTTCATTGTCCAAAGACCACCAGAACCCGTAAGCCCCAACCAAGATCATCGGCAAGCCACATAGCACGGTTGTTGTCCGCGCACGTTGCCCTGCGCGGTCTGCGTATTTGACCGCCATCAAAATTGCCCCGGTGGAGAACCACCAGACAAACAGGGCAATAATGGAGGCGATCCAGGGTGTCATTAGTAGGCAGGCTCCATCAGCACCGCATCAGGGCATTTGTGTTTTTTCACGGGGATCGTGAACAGCGACACAAAGGCCATACCGGCCCGCGCCTGTGCGCCCAGTTTGCGGAAGAACTGCTTGTTTTCCACTGCTTCTGCCAGATCGGCGTTCGCCTTTTGCAGTTTCTCAAGGCCGCGCTGCCAGCGGGGGTTGTCGATGTCCAGCGTGATCGGGAAAATCTGCTGCGTCAGGGCCGAGGTTTTCACATAGACCTCATGGGCGTACCAATCGGGATCCACGCCAAGCGCCTTGTGGAACACAGGGCGCTGGTGGTCGCGCACATACATTGTGGCGAACACGGCCGTCAGGAAGAATTTGATCCACCAGACGTTCATGCCGCTGGTCAACTTTGGGTCGGTTTTCATCAGCAAGGCGAAGGCCTCGCCGTGTGAAAACTCGTCGTTGCACCATTCCTCGAACCATTTGAAAATCGGGTGAAAGCGGTGCTCGGGGTGCGCCTGCAGGTGGCGGAAAATCGTAATGTAGCGGGCGTACCCGATCTTTTCCGACAGGTAGGTGGCGTAATAGATGAATTTGGGGCGGAAGTAGGTGTATTTCTTCTTTTGCGTCAGGAACCCTAGGTTCACGGACACGCCTGCCTCGCGCAGCGCATCGTTAATGAAGCCGGCATGGCGTGCCTCGTCGCGGGCCATCAGCTGGAACAGCTGCGTGATGTCGGAATTCGATCCGCGGCGCTTCATTTCTTTGTAAAGCACGCAACCCGAGAATTCAGCGGTACACGAGGACACCAGAAAGTCGATGAATTCCTTCTTCAGCGCGGGTTCCATCCCGTCCCAATCGACTTCGTCCCAATCGGCGTTTTTCTTGAAATGGCCTTTGTTGGGGTCTGACACCATCTGTGCGATCAAACGGTCCCATTCGGCGCGCACAGGCGTCACGTCGATGGCGTCCAATTCATCAAAATCAGTGGTGTAAAAGCGCGGCGTCAGCAGGGTGTTCTGCATGGCAAGCGCTGTGGCACTGTCGCTGTCGGTGACGGATTGGGCCTGTTGCAGTTTCAGGCTTTCTTCTGCGTCGGTGATGTCAGAGGTGTGTTTAGGCTGCATGTTCATAGCTTCACCTCATCGGAAAAGGAAAATTCGCACAGTTCCATGACCTCAAAATCACCGGTCAGGCGGGTCCAGAGGCGTTCCAGCTTGGACGCGCGGTAAATTGTGGCTTCGCGGTCTTCGGATACGATTTCGCCAAAAGGCGCCATGATTTCCGGCCCGTGCACTTGCACTTCGTCTCCGGGATAAACGGTGGCACCGTTGTTGAAGCGAACGTGGGCGTGCAGGCTTTCGAATTTGTGGCTTATCTCAACCGTGCAGGGGGCACGTTCGATGTCTTTTGTCAGTAGTCCCATGAGGTGGCTTCCCTTTAGGTTTCAGTTGGTACCCAACAACCTGGCGAAGGTGCGGGTGTTGTCAGCGCCAAAACCCATCAGTTCTGCAGACCATCCGGTAACGGGATCATGCAAAGACAAGCGGTTTCCTTGGCGCAGTTGCAGTTGGACAGGGGCAGACATATCTGCCCCGATCTTGGCCCGTTCGCGGGCAATCACGCGTTCGACACCTGCGACAAAGCCGCCTTTGTCCGCGCTAAAATCAGCAATCACAGACCCGTTGGGGTCCAAAACAGTGGCGGCCCCAGACGCTTGTCCGGTAATTAGAATATCGCGCTGTGCGATGATCTCGGTTTGGGCGGGTGTGCCGTCCAAAGGGCGATCCGACAAGGATGCAATGGCGACCAGCGCAACCACGGCCAGAACAAAGGCACAGACCAAACGGATCAGGACGCGCGGCACCAGATCTTCTTGGGGGGCATGAACGCGGGGGGTGTCTGTGTGTGCCATCTGATTATTCCGCGGCCATAGCATTGGATGACACAGGTGCCCGCGCCACTTCGGGGCGTGTCACACGCGCTTCGGCAGCCGAGGCCAATATGCCTGCCACATGTTCTGCATCCTTGATGCAACGCAGTGCAGGCTGTGCCTTTTTGAAATGCCATGGCCGCGCATGGGGCCAGCACACCAGATACCCAAGCTGGGTGTCGCCGGTTGTGTCCAGCGCGATGGTGCCCGTGCCGTTTTTGCGCATATCCAGCATCGCGTTGCCCACCTGCGTGTAAGGCAGATTGATCGTCAGCGTCAAAGCCGCCCCGATCCGCATTACCACACGGGCGTCGGTGATTGTGTACATGGTGGCGCGGGCCTGAACATAGGCCACAAGCCAAAGCAACGCACACACCACGGTCCCCAACAACAGATATGGTACAGCAGCGCCAATGGCCTGACCCAGCGGCAGAAGATCAACCACTGTTGTGAAACGCCAAGCAGCCAACAGCACAAAATATCCCGCAACCCATTTCAGTGACAACGCCCCGCAGGCCAGCGCCCAAGGGTCCGGGCGCCCTTGCCACAGGATCTGTTCGCCTTTCGGGGGGCGTTCGGGAAGCCCCTCAACGGGCTCTATTTCGAAGTCATCATGAGACATGGCTGGTGTCCCCTTCTTTGGGTTGCGGTTGTGTTTTTAGATCAGCGGTTCTTGACGTTTGGCGTCGGCGTAAAGATGGCCGCCGCCGTAGTAGCCGCTGATTTTGTCTTCTTCCAAGCAGGTCACTTCCGTCGCGCTTTTGTGCTTTGGCACATTGGCAAATTGCGCGGCATAGATGGATGTGATGTGCATGCGGTCTTTCTTGATGCGCACCATGGTCATGGGCACAAGACGTGTGCCGCCGCCGTGTTCGGCGTCCAGTTCATATTCCACGTAGCGCACCAGCTGTTCGGGTTCGTCCACCCACATGTCGGTGACTTTGCCCACGATCTGGAAATCGCCGGATTCAACAGGCAAACCGCGTGGGTCACGCCCTGCGGATACGCGAAAGGCCTCTTTGGTGGACATCGGAACGATCTTGGGGTGGCCATGGCCGTCCAGTTCAGGCAGATCGCGACGCGGCGCCCAGGATGCTGGACCAACCCCGTCGATCATCGGATCGCCTGTGGGCTCCAGCGGATAGCCGTTGCCGGACCCTACGCGCTTCAAGGCGATGTCGGCACGCTCTGGTGCTTGGCCTGATGGTACGGAAATAGACCCGCGCCCATGGGGCAGATCAAAGGTTTTGTCTTCGGGAATTGGCCACATCGACGGGTTTGAGGACTTGTTTCCTTCGTCGTCTTCCATCGGATAGCCTTCGCGCATGTTTTCGCGTTGGATGTAGATGATAAGCGCTGCGAAAAAGATCCAGAACAGCCAAAGCACCAGTGATGCTATGTCGAATTCGCCGAAGAATGTGCCAGTCATAGTATGTCCTCCTGGACGGGTTTTAAGTTGGAAAATCAGCCAGACCCAAGGGGCGTCGGTTGATGTCCATAGGGGTGGGGGGACCGCTGCGGCGCACCAGAGGTCCCAAGACAATAAGAGTGACGAAAAGCAGGCCAATCTCGGTGTGGTAAACGAATGAATATCCGGTCGCGGGGGTATCAAGGGCGGTGCCCCATGCGCCGGATGTGGCCACGGTGCTGATCCAGTCCCGCAAAGTACCGCCCATGGCGATGGCAAGCCCTGCGGCGCTGGCTTGTGCCGCGCCCCATGCGCCCAACGCCAGACCGCGTCCCGCTTTGCCTGTCGCAGGCATGGTCATGGCCGCGGTCAGCGTAGCGACTGCAAACAGGCCGCCACCGAAGCCGATCATTAACGCCCCTGCATAGAACA
This window contains:
- a CDS encoding AAA family ATPase — translated: MFTHADLAQLQAQSLKMQGFIRQQTFSPQNEKSLRRFSSWEVAELIFEVNQSTMRGRLAADPTLPQGTVEEDGRQRWYSLEEINELRRRLKVNRKSLMPKRPAGKRAMRAAIANFKGGAGKSTVALHFAHAAALDGYRVLCVDFDPQATLSHSMGLTDVAEEYTVWGIMARDLAAETKRMNSAAQGAESGAALPQRRLPQSIADMGLEGLRAADFIKPTNWPTIDIVPSCANAAFVEFASAQYRHMNPEWSFFAAVSRFLDQLPADAYDVILFDCPPAIGYQSMNAVFAADMLYIPSGPGYWEYDSTTSFIGQLSEALEDLSRFQGLVPAGTMNLPKAFLDLRFLITRFEPNNELHRAMQSAFGKVFGDRLTEHPIEMTRAVEQSGRFLSSIYEIDYRDMTRETWRRARASFDQAYAEFRTNLTDAWDKLEDET
- a CDS encoding GFA family protein translates to MTFVQGGCLCGDVRVTAHGRPKRVGLCHCLNCRKHHGAVFYAAAIFPTSAVSVAGTPHAYEGRHFCVRCGSSVYAQTGDEIEIHLGALDDPNQFTPTYQLWTKRREHWLPDLDGLTSYGENRTGD
- a CDS encoding c-type cytochrome, coding for MFRTFATLAVLSLAAPAFADGHSTGDAEAGEKAFKKCKACHMIADGDNVIYKGGKSGPNLYGIIGRQAGALDGYKFKDSIIAAGEAGLVWDEANLAEYVADPKKFLQTYLDDKKAKSGMSFRLKKGGDDVAAYLKSVGPAMEEAEEETSSDS
- the hemA gene encoding 5-aminolevulinate synthase; the protein is MDFDALFQTQLDDLKGEGNYRIFAELERMSGSFPKAKCHDEDAPDQVTVWCSNDYLGMGQHPAVSKAMVDAVQAYGTGAGGTRNISGTNHAHKELEKELADLHNKEAALLFTSGYVSNWAALSTLGSRLPNAVILSDELNHASMIEGIRHAKCPKVIWKHNDPQDLDRKLAALPANATKIVAFESVYSMDGDIAPIREIVEVCEKHGALSYIDEVHAVGMYGPRGGGVAEREGLMDRITLIEGTLGKAFGVMGGYITGSEAMCDFIRSFASGFIFTTALPPAVAAAAQVSIQHLKASNSERDLQKQKVAYLRKRLDQEGIPHLDNPSHIIPVMIGDPVKTRMLADYLMQTYGIYVQPINYPTVPKGTERLRFTPSPLHSTDDIEHLVMALKELWKQCAISHAVA
- the puhE gene encoding putative photosynthetic complex assembly protein PuhE, translated to MTPWIASIIALFVWWFSTGAILMAVKYADRAGQRARTTTVLCGLPMILVGAYGFWWSLDNETIFGVYVAFLSALGIWGWIELAFLTGTITGPNTHALPPHTPEWERFIRAWGTLAYHEMLLITALIALFLVGTGHENGFGMWTFAVLFFARVSAKLNLFLGVPRINVDFLPDALAHLPSHFRDRRMNWLFPISTTALTFAAACWLERLMAVETPGQITGFALLSALTALALLEHWVMVLPVPDEKLWRWMLPAPKSTQKETLKGGHHGL
- the acsF gene encoding magnesium-protoporphyrin IX monomethyl ester (oxidative) cyclase, which translates into the protein MNMQPKHTSDITDAEESLKLQQAQSVTDSDSATALAMQNTLLTPRFYTTDFDELDAIDVTPVRAEWDRLIAQMVSDPNKGHFKKNADWDEVDWDGMEPALKKEFIDFLVSSCTAEFSGCVLYKEMKRRGSNSDITQLFQLMARDEARHAGFINDALREAGVSVNLGFLTQKKKYTYFRPKFIYYATYLSEKIGYARYITIFRHLQAHPEHRFHPIFKWFEEWCNDEFSHGEAFALLMKTDPKLTSGMNVWWIKFFLTAVFATMYVRDHQRPVFHKALGVDPDWYAHEVYVKTSALTQQIFPITLDIDNPRWQRGLEKLQKANADLAEAVENKQFFRKLGAQARAGMAFVSLFTIPVKKHKCPDAVLMEPAY
- the puhC gene encoding photosynthetic complex assembly protein PuhC is translated as MAHTDTPRVHAPQEDLVPRVLIRLVCAFVLAVVALVAIASLSDRPLDGTPAQTEIIAQRDILITGQASGAATVLDPNGSVIADFSADKGGFVAGVERVIARERAKIGADMSAPVQLQLRQGNRLSLHDPVTGWSAELMGFGADNTRTFARLLGTN
- the puhB gene encoding photosynthetic complex putative assembly protein PuhB, which encodes MSHDDFEIEPVEGLPERPPKGEQILWQGRPDPWALACGALSLKWVAGYFVLLAAWRFTTVVDLLPLGQAIGAAVPYLLLGTVVCALLWLVAYVQARATMYTITDARVVMRIGAALTLTINLPYTQVGNAMLDMRKNGTGTIALDTTGDTQLGYLVCWPHARPWHFKKAQPALRCIKDAEHVAGILASAAEARVTRPEVARAPVSSNAMAAE
- the puhA gene encoding photosynthetic reaction center subunit H translates to MTGTFFGEFDIASLVLWLFWIFFAALIIYIQRENMREGYPMEDDEGNKSSNPSMWPIPEDKTFDLPHGRGSISVPSGQAPERADIALKRVGSGNGYPLEPTGDPMIDGVGPASWAPRRDLPELDGHGHPKIVPMSTKEAFRVSAGRDPRGLPVESGDFQIVGKVTDMWVDEPEQLVRYVEYELDAEHGGGTRLVPMTMVRIKKDRMHITSIYAAQFANVPKHKSATEVTCLEEDKISGYYGGGHLYADAKRQEPLI